A single Aspergillus puulaauensis MK2 DNA, chromosome 7, nearly complete sequence DNA region contains:
- the PTH1 gene encoding aminoacyl-tRNA hydrolase (COG:J;~EggNog:ENOG410PSBJ;~InterPro:IPR018171,IPR001328,IPR036416;~PFAM:PF01195;~go_function: GO:0004045 - aminoacyl-tRNA hydrolase activity [Evidence IEA]) produces the protein MSHQPLRSLFITSIGNPGRYRNTRHSAGHLLLDAITPLLRTQLPPVYKTWYSPSLMNASGKKLVNELDAFKRINHPGTNAGDLTLVILHDELEKPLGKIVVKRGGPEKLSLRGHNGLKDVFKWLEKKKMYPHDAALSILRIGVGIGRPESRNPDDVAKYVLTPMEGKELDAVKRAAGFAMNVLVEEAGSATEETPVPKPIR, from the coding sequence ATGAGTCATCAGCCCCTCCGCTCCCTCTTCATTACCTCAATCGGGAACCCAGGCCGCTACCGCAACACTCGTCACAGCGCTGGTCACCTGCTCCTCGACGCCATAACTCCCCTCCTTCGAACCCAACTCCCGCCGGTATACAAAACATGGTACAGCCCGTCGCTAATGAACGCCTCGGGTAAGAAGCTTGTCAACGAACTTGATGCGTTCAAGCGAATCAATCACCCAGGCACGAACGCGGGCGACTTGACACTCGTTATCCTCCACGACGAACTCGAGAAGCCCCTGGGCAAGATAGTCGTGAAGCGCGGGGGCCCAGAAAAGCTGAGTCTGCGTGGGCACAACGGATTAAAAGATGTTTTCAAAtggttggagaagaagaagatgtaTCCGCACGATGCAGCGCTATCTATCTTGCGCATTGGAGTCGGCATCGGGAGGCCGGAGAGTCGAAATCCAGACGATGTCGCGAAATACGTTCTTACACCAATGGAAGGGAAAGAGTTGGATGCTGTGAAGAGGGCTGCGGGGTTTGCGATGAATGTtttggtcgaggaggcagGATCAGCTACGGAGGAAACTCCAGTGCCTAAGCCTATTCGGTGA
- a CDS encoding rRNA-binding ribosome biosynthesis protein RPF1 (COG:J;~EggNog:ENOG410PI8V;~InterPro:IPR007109;~PFAM:PF04427) produces MVSKKSLSRPPSSAIMDFKTPNKQKRHLLHIKRKRAKDSARRAQRFGTKKEEAKNPKLKEERLKRNIPLTLDRKRVWDEAGSDTEGPLGLSVDVERIKRQKQEEDEELNRPLGSESGDEDDYNDDDDDDDDDDDDDDVDSMLASSDEEGGEDGEDEENGESTKDSRGRKPSAVPSATERATSPSQSTRSTNLNLAPEALAEKFPSLFSPDSQRPPKILITTSLNSTLHHEAKILTQLFPNSVYIRRTAHAHSHKFSIREIAQFASNREYTTLVILQEDAKKPAGLDIVHLPKGPMFHFSINNWVEGKRIPGHGNPTEHWPELILNNFRTPLGLLTAHLFRTLFPPQPDIEGRQVVTLHNQRDYIFVRRHRYVFREKRQTEKAVVGADGKEIKGAEGIRTGLQELGPRFTLKLRRVDKGIQRASGQEWEWKGKMEKKRTLFQL; encoded by the coding sequence ATGGTTTCCAAAAAGTCACTGTCAAGGCCGCCTTCGAGCGCGATTATGGACTTCAAAACTCCCAACAAACAAAAGCGCCACCTTCTTCATATCAAGCGAAAGCGTGCGAAAGACTCCGCTCGTCGGGCTCAGCGATTCGggacgaagaaggaagaagccAAAAACCCCAAATTAAAGGAGGAGCGACTTAAGCGGAACATTCCCCTGACGCTGGATCGGAAGCGTGTGTGGGATGAGGCCGGCAGCGACACTGAAGGACCATTAGGGCTCAGTGTCGATGTCGAACGGATAAAGAGACAGaaacaagaggaagacgaggagctcAATCGCCCTTTGGGCTCGGAATccggagatgaagacgactataacgatgatgatgatgatgatgatgatgatgatgatgatgatgatgtcgacAGTATGCTGGCCAgcagcgacgaagagggcggagaggacggagaggacgaggagaacGGCGAAAGCACGAAAGACAGTCGCGGCCGAAAACCGTCTGCTGTCCCTTCAGCCACGGAGCGCGCAACCAGTCCTTCTCAATCAACACGAAGCACAAACCTCAATCTCGCACCGGAAGCTCTAGCTGAAAAATTCCCGTCCCTCTTCTCGCCGGACTCACAACGGCCGCCAAAAATCCTAATCACAACCTCCCTCAATTCAACCCTCCACCACGAAGCCAAAATACTTACGCAACTCTTCCCCAACAGCGTCTACATCCGCCGTACAGCCCACGCTCACTCGCACAAATTCTCCATCCGAGAAATCGCGCAATTCGCCTCTAACCGCGAGTACACCACCCTAGTAATTCTACAAGAAGACGCCAAAAAGCCAGCAGGCCTGGATATCGTGCACCTACCCAAGGGCCCCATGTTTCATTTCAGCATCAACAACTGGGTTGAGGGCAAGAGGATCCCAGGCCACGGTAACCCAACCGAGCACTGGCCCGAACTTATCCTGAACAATTTCCGTACACCGCTTGGTCTCCTCACCGCACATCTTTTCCGCACTTTATTCCCGCCACAGCCGGATATTGAGGGACGGCAAGTTGTAACACTTCACAATCAGCGTGATTACATCTTCGTGCGCCGTCACCGCTACGTCTTCCGTGAAAAACGGCAAACCGAAAAGGCGGTTGTTGGTGCAGATGGGAAGGAAATTAAGGGGGCGGAAGGTATTCGGACGGGTTTGCAAGAACTAGGACCTAGGTTTACCTTGAAGCTACGCCGTGTTGACAAGGGAATTCAGAGGGCTAGTGGGCAAGAGTGGGAGTggaaggggaagatggagaagaagaggacgctGTTCCAGCTGTGA
- the HOB3 gene encoding amphiphysin-like protein RVS161 (COG:U;~EggNog:ENOG410PGVR;~InterPro:IPR003005,IPR004148,IPR027267,IPR037429;~PFAM:PF03114;~go_component: GO:0005737 - cytoplasm [Evidence IEA];~go_function: GO:0005515 - protein binding [Evidence IEA];~go_process: GO:0007015 - actin filament organization [Evidence IEA]) → MSWAGFKKNVNRATTQVMMKTGHVERTNDRDYEIEERRYRTMEAAANRLQKEAKGYLDSLRAMTASQMRIAETIDAFYGDAGANDGVSRSYKQAVEDLDAETIKALDGPYRSTVLEPISRFCAYFPDVNECIKKRNHKLLDYDAMRAKVKRLVEKPDKDATKLPRTERELEMAKQAYEQLNEQLFTELPQLIDLRVPYLDPSFEALVKIQLRFCAEAYSRMAQVQQYLDAETRDQYARGDLDNRVEEVLQEIRDLSIAGTV, encoded by the exons ATGTCTTGGGCAG GTTTTAAGAAGAATGTGAACCGCGCTACGACGCAGGTTATGATGAAGACGG GGCATGTAGAGAGGACGAATGACCGTGATTATGAGATTGAAGAACG ACGATACCGGACCATGGAGGCTGCTGCGAACCGCTTACAGAAGGAAGCTAAGGGCTACCTGGACTCTCTGCGAG CGATGACGGCTTCACAGATGCGGATTGCAGAGACGATAGACGCGTTCTACGGCGACGCCGGGGCCAACGACGGTGTGAGTAGAAGCTACAAACAGGCTGTTGAGGATCTCGACGCCGAGACAATTAAAGCCTTGGACGGACCATACAG GTCAACTGTCCTCGAACCCATTTCCCGCTTTTGTGCATACTTCCCCGATGTGAACGAGTGCATTAAAAAGAGAAACCATAAGCTACTTGACTATGACGCCATGAGGGCCAAGGTGAAGCGACTGGTCGAGAAGCCCGACAAGGATGCCACAAAACTGCCCCGCACCGAACGCGAATTGGAGATGGCCAAACAAGCATACGAGCAGCTGAACGAGCAACTGTTTACGGAACTTCCACAACTTATCGATCTACGAGTCCCATACCTCGATCCAAGCTTCGAAGCCTTGGTGAAGATCCAGCTGCGCTTTTGTGCGGAAGCATACTCTCGCATGGCTCAAGTGCAACAGTATCTTGACGCGGAGACGAGAGACCAGTACGCGCGCGGCGATCTGGATAACAGGGTAGAAGAAGTGCTACAGGAAATTCGGGATTTGAGCATAGCGGGTACTGTTTAA
- a CDS encoding uncharacterized protein (COG:S;~EggNog:ENOG410PIX3;~InterPro:IPR015943;~TransMembrane:1 (o458-479i);~go_function: GO:0005515 - protein binding [Evidence IEA]), whose translation MAPNIPSAKITLSCPLFAADFDPRNHAFLLVAGGGGESRSGVGNKIVLLNAFKRHELSEVVDVELSRDEDSVTSMAAAESNDTSIVTFAGINSSLALQQQNKNRHLRSFQIDYPPRRTGSKESTSPVEIKPGQTVNLSQESLFRTVAGPKGTTDTYQRITRLSPWKEEGATRVAAITTGLAPSGEIVLFNANTKEPGESDVIGRIRLNSDEEAEDIDITGQDEVDGTFTVAYTNGLDVFTCRISSETRSHAAPDVKRVYTPPVNTKGKGPRAKFRALRFLSPTTLLLLQNAPDRKGCGLILLDLRPKTSSSSSQATIIRQYKLRKSMKLGLGLDACNLGTNSDAQQQSIIAISGGDQSLEVLTVDFDSRRQHRSSAGYTPFRVYTTLRDVHPFSMTRICFSHFAPPSPVAPETPPQYVKLASVSMGNTVVVHTFPLSPVPPSSRNPRYVLVRPGESEFLTGLAGTLASILSIALVIFLLQAITEIRGVMPPYLGITEHLPPDIRAAIAKPYNPPPFPPPTPSPIEETPQSTNAEPDESQPQLLRDIIPDSETSILISCNPSNNELLVEPHTPNPNSQLPEEVSEVEPDLSSHITSHHARQWTDLSTEDRLAWKTQLINAGLWDPQEYEDEDESILERVFVREPCPQASFSSKDQESSAGSTEE comes from the exons ATGGCGCCCAACATTCCCTCCGCCAAAATTACACTCTCCTGTCCCTTGTTCGCTGCCGATTTCGACCCGCGCAATCACgcctttcttcttgttgcgggcggcggcggcgaaagTCGCAGTGGCGTCGGAAATAAAATT GTTCTTCTGAACGCGTTTAAACGCCACGAACTGAGCGAGGTCGTCGACGTCGAGCTCTCGCGGGATGAGGATTCAGTGACCTcgatggctgcggcggagTCAAACGACACCTCCATAGTCACATTCGCCGGGATAAACAGCTCCCTCGCCTTGCAACAGCAAAATAAAAATCGGCATCTACGATCTTTCCAAATCGATTATCCTCCGCGCCGTACAGGGTCTAAGGAATCTACATCCCCCGTGGAGATTAAACCAGGGCAAACAGTCAATCTATCCCAAGAGTCGTTGTTCAGAACAGTTGCTGGGCCAAAGGGGACAACAGATACGTATCAGAGAATCACCCGTTTGTCGCCttggaaggaagagggtgCTACCCGTGTTGCGGCGATTACGACCGGATTGGCACCATCAGGCGAGATTGTCCTTTTCAATGCAAACACGAAGGAACCGGGAGAGAGTGATGTTATTGGAAGAATCCGTTTGAACAGTGATGAGGAGGCGGAAGATATTGATATTACGGGTCAGGATGAAGTCGATGGCACTTTCACGGTGGCATATACCAATGGGCTTGATGTCTTCACGTGTCGCATCTCGTCGGAGACTCGATCGCACGCCGCACCGGATGTGAAACGTGTGTATACTCCTCCGGTCAACACAAAGGGCAAGGGGCCACGCGCAAAATTCCGTGCGCTTCGGTTCCTCTCCCCTACAACGCTATTGCTTTTGCAGAATGCGCCGGACCGCAAGGGCTGCGGGCTCATACTTCTCGATCTGCGCCCAAAaacatcatcctcttcttcgcaagCCACAATCATCCGTCAATACAAGCTTCGCAAATCTATGAAGCtcggccttggccttgatgcaTGCAACCTCGGCACTAATTCGGATGCCCAACAACAATCAATAATCGCAATCTCTGGCGGCGATCAATCCCTCGAGGTCCTAACCGTAGACTTCGATTCCCGCCGGCAACACCGTTCAAGTGCAGGGTACACTCCTTTCCGAGTTTATACTACCCTTCGTGATGTCCACCCCTTCTCAATGACAAGGATATGTTTTTCTCATTTCGCACCCCCGAGCCCCGTTGCTCCGGAGACACCTCCACAATACGTCAAGCTCGCCTCGGTGAGCATGGGCAATACCGTCGTCGTGCATACATTTCCGCTATCCCCAGTACCACCCTCAAGCCGCAATCCTCGCTATGTCCTTGTCCGGCCAGGTGAATCCGAATTTTTAACGGGTCTCGCCGGGACTCTCgcctccatcctctccattgCGTTGGTTATattccttctccaagctATCACGGAAATCCGGGGTGTCATGCCTCCGTACCTTGGTATCACGGAACACTTACCGCCGGATATTCGGGCCGCTATTGCAAAGCCATACAATCCGCctccctttcctcctcccactccatcACCAATCGAAGAAACACCTCAAAGCACAAACGCCGAGCCGGATGAATCACAACCTCAACTCCTCCGCGATATTATCCCGGACTCGGAAACATCCATTCTCATATCCTGCAATCCATCGAACAATGAACTCCTCGTCGAGCCACACACGCCCAATCCCAACTCTCAGCTTCCGGAAGAAGTCTCGGAAGTAGAGCCAGATCTAAGCTCACATATAACGTCCCACCATGCTCGTCAGTGGACAGATCTCTCGACCGAGGACCGCTTGGCATGGAAAACTCAGCTCATCAACGCCGGGCTTTGGGATCCCCAAGAatacgaagacgaagacgagtCTATCCTTGAAAGAGTCTTCGTTCGGGAGCCGTGCCCACAAGCTAGTTTCTCTAGCAAAGATCAAGAGTCAAGCGCTGGTTCGACCGAGGAGTAA
- a CDS encoding class I SAM-dependent methyltransferase (COG:S;~EggNog:ENOG410PKR0;~InterPro:IPR029063;~PFAM:PF13489,PF13847,PF13649), which produces MVEAAISESMPESVEAGSAKAAGKRRWVDEDPEVNPDTDSDEVSIKSTKSFEAQNIEYVLENGRRYCNDTYFMPNDEAEQTRLNITHQVCLILLDGNLTNVPLAKKTPRILDIGTGPGDWAIEMSGAYPGATIIATDIGVFDGGLGSTIDLPNVSFQLDDARDEWTYHEPFDLIHLRGLAGAFSDWTSIYKQAFRHLTPGGYIEITDADPAADSITFPDSDDSYLGIYASAMRSAAEATGHPRDLCHLVPDVLTKAGFSDVRVIERTIPVGLWPEGPREKTLGKMALIALLEGLEAYSMRHLTMMGNWTEGGIRDLCEKVKMELLATRRMTCRMKTVTARKPFSRPNMRKNGMLQKLKQLDDEMKENPDSV; this is translated from the exons ATGGTCGAGGCAGCGATTTCAGAAAGTATGCCTGAATCAGTCGAGGCAGGCAGTGCCAAAGCAGCTGGAAAGCGTCGCTGGGTGGACGAAGACCCCGAGGTAAATCCCGATACAGACTCCGATGAAGTCTCAAT AAAATCCACAAAATCCTTTGAAGCCCAAAACATAGAATATGTGCTGGAGAATGGCCGCCGGTACTGCAATGACACATACTTCATGCCTAATGACGAGGCCGAACAAACCCGTTTAAATATCACCCACCAAGTGTGCCTCATCCTACTCGATGGAAACCTCACAAATGTGCCCCTCGCCAAGAAGACACCCCGGATCCTAGACATTGGCACAGGGCCGGGCGACTGGGCCATTGAAATGAGTGGTGCCTACCCCGGTGCCACGATTATCGCAACCGACATTGGTGTATTCGATGGCGGTCTCGGTAGCACCATCGACCTCCCAAACGTGAGCTTCCAGCTTGACGACGCGCGAGACGAATGGACATATCACGAGCCATTCGACCTGATCCATCTCCGCGGCCTAGCAGGGGCATTCTCCGACTGGACCTCCATCTATAAACAAGCCTTCCGCCATCTTACCCCGGGTGGGTATATCGAGATCACTGACGCTGACCCAGCAGCGGATTCAATTACCTTCCCGGACTCGGACGACTCTTACCTTGGCATCTATGCGTCTGCTATGCGTTCCGCCGCTGAGGCCACAGGACACCCACGCGATTTGTGCCATCTTGTCCCTGACGTCCTCACAAAGGCGGGGTTTAGTGATGTCCGCGTTATAGAGCGCACGATCCCAGTGGGGTTGTGGCCCGAAGGGCCCCGCGAAAAAACTCTAGGGAAAATGGCCCTGATTGCCCTCCTTGAGGGCTTAGAGGCGTACAGTATGAGACACCTTACCATGATGGGGAACTGGACGGAAGGCGGCATCCGGGACCTCTGTGAGAAGGTGAAAATGGAACTATTAGCCACCAGGAGGATGACATGCCGCATGAAAACGGTGACGGCGCGCAAACCGTTTTCGAGGCCAAATATGCGCAAGAATGGTATGCTTCAGAAGTTGAAGCAACTCGATGATGAAATGAAAGAGAATCCAGACTCTGTTTGA
- the GRS1 gene encoding glycine--tRNA ligase (COG:J;~EggNog:ENOG410PH5K;~InterPro:IPR036621,IPR006195,IPR004154,IPR027031, IPR033731,IPR002314,IPR002315;~PFAM:PF03129;~go_component: GO:0005737 - cytoplasm [Evidence IEA];~go_function: GO:0000166 - nucleotide binding [Evidence IEA];~go_function: GO:0004812 - aminoacyl-tRNA ligase activity [Evidence IEA];~go_function: GO:0004820 - glycine-tRNA ligase activity [Evidence IEA];~go_function: GO:0005524 - ATP binding [Evidence IEA];~go_process: GO:0006418 - tRNA aminoacylation for protein translation [Evidence IEA];~go_process: GO:0006426 - glycyl-tRNA aminoacylation [Evidence IEA]), translating into MTQTPIRFSFLPRRIVSCWYPASRKHFSSTPSTLRAVLQESRNKKSVMATLNTKAGQAVDRAVLDSMLRRRLFYTPSFEIYGGVSGLYDYGPPGCAVLNNIVETWRKHFVLEEDMLEVDCTMLTPEEVLKTSGHVEKFADWMCKDPKTGEIFRADHLVEEMLEARLKGDMEARGQKIEVDTEKEAKKKKKAKSEAIKLDDAVVKDYEEVLAQIDNFDGPQLEQIIAKYDIRNPVTGGNVLPPVSFNLMFQTSIGPSSNMPGYLRPETAQGQFLNFQKLLEFNQQAMPFASASIGKSFRNEISPRAGLLRVREFLMAEIEHFVDPEGGKKHARFDEVKDIELILLNRDVQLSGSTKTETMTVGKAVEIGLVDNETLGYFLARIQLFLLKIGVDSTKVRFRQHMANEMAHYACDCWDAELLTSYGWIECVGCADRSAYDLNVHKNKTGAPLVVRETRAEPLKVEEWQIDLDKKKFGPRFKKDGKTVEAAIDALSQDLREKLALDLEKSGKVEVDVAGVASGKVELEKDIITIEKRTRVENVREYTPNVIEPSFGIGRILYSLMEHVYWYREGDEARGLLSFPPVIAPTKVLLVPLSSNPAFRPLVQQLTTKLRRLGISSRVDDSSASIGKRYARNDELGTPFGVTVDFQSVKDSTITLRDRDSTKQVRASEDEILQALKSLVEGEETWEDVRKRLPEFTGQEVD; encoded by the exons ATGACTCAAACGCCCAttcgattttcttttcttccccgccgAATTGTTTCCTGCTGGTACCCCGCCAGCAGAAAACACTTTTCCTCCACCCCTTCCACCCTTCGCGCTGTTCTCCAGGAgtcaagaaacaagaaatcCGTGATGGCTACCTTAAATACCAAGGCCGGTCAGGCCGTTGACCGTGCCGTTTTGGATTCTAtgctccgccgccgcctttTCTATACCCCCTCCTTCGAGATCTACGGAGGTGTCTCCGGCCTGTACGACTATGGTCCTCCCGGCTGCGCCGTTCTAAACAATATTGTCGAGACGTGGCGGAAACACTTTgtgttggaggaggatatgcTCGAAGTCGATTGCACAATGCTGACCCCGGAAGAGGTTCTCAAGACCAGTGGCCACGTCGAAAAGTTCGCCGATTGGATGTGCAAGGACCCCAAAACCGGCGAAATCTTCCGTGCAGACCacttggtggaggagatgctCGAGGCTCGTCTCAAGGGTGACATGGAGGCTCGTGGCCAGAAGATTGAGGTCGACacggagaaggaagcgaagaagaagaagaaggccaagagtGAGGCTATCAAGCTTGATGATGCGGTCGTCAAGGATTATGAGGAAGTGCTGGCGCAGATTGATAACTTTGACGGTCCCCAATTGGAGCAAATCATTGCCAAGTACGACATCAGAAACCCCGTTACTGGCGGCAATGTCCTCCCCCCTGTTTCTTTCAACCTGATGTTCCAAACCTCAATTGGGCCTAGCAGCAACATGCCTGGCTATCTACGCCCCGAAACTGCACAAGGACAGTTCCTGAACTTCCAGAAACTACTTGAGTTTAACCAACAGGCGATGCCTTTCGCTTCGGCGTCTATTGGCAAGTCGTTCCGAAATGAAATTTCACCACGCGCGGGTCTTTTGCGTGTTCGTGAATTCCTCATGGCCGAAATCGAGCACTTCGTGGACCCGGAGGGTGGGAAGAAGCATGCGCGTTTCGACGAGGTTAAAGATATCGAGTTGATTCTCCTCAACCGAGACGTGCAGCTGTCTGGAAGCACTAAAACCGAGACAATGACAGTCGGAAAGGCTGTTGAGATTGGACTGGTAGATAATGAGACACTCGGATACTTCCTTGCCCGTATTCAATTGTTCCTTCTCAAGATCGGTGTTGATTCTACCAAGGTCCGCTTCCGCCAGCACATGGCTAACGAGATGGCCCACTATGCGTGTGATTGCTGGGATGCTGAACTGCTAACTAGCTATGGCTGGATTGAGTGTGTCGGATGTGCCGACCGCAGCGCTTATGATCTGAATGTGCACAAAAACAAGACTGGAGCCCCTCTTGTAGTTCGTGAGACTCGTGCAGAACCATTGAAGGTCGAGGAGTGGCAAATCGACTTGGATAAGAAGAAGTTCGGTCCTCGCTTCAAGAAGGATGGTAAGACCGTCGAGGCTGCCATTGATGCTTTATCACAGGATCTTCGGGAGAAATTGGCTCTTGACCTGGAGAAGAGTGGCAAGGTTGAGGTAGATGTCGCTGGCGTTGCTTCTGGAAAGgttgagctggagaaggacatTATCACCATTGAGAAGCGCACCCGTGTTGAGAATGTCCGCGAGTACACTCCCAATGTTATCGAACCATCATTCGGTATCGGCCGTATCCTATACAGTCTTATGGAGCACGTCTACTGGTACCgtgaaggcgatgaagcaCGCGGC CTTCTATCTTTCCCCCCGGTTATTGCCCCCACTAAAGTTCTTCTCGTACCACTATCGAGCAATCCCGCGTTCCGCCCTCTGGTGCAACAGTTGACGACGAAGCTCCGACGATTGGGCATCTCCAGCCGCGTGGATGATTCATCAGCTAGTATCGGTAAGCGATACGCACGCAATGACGAGCTGGGAACACCATTTGGTGTTACGGTCGACTTCCAGTCTGTCAAGGACAGCACCATTACGCTGCGCGACCGTGACTCCACAAAGCAGGTGCGCGCgagcgaggatgagatcCTGCAGGCCCTCAAGTCCCtggtggaaggagaggagacgTGGGAGGATGTGCGTAAGCGGTTGCCCGAGTTCACTGGACAAGAGGTGGACTAG